The nucleotide sequence CACTGGCCACCGCCAGCCCGGCGGCAAGGCCAAGGCCCAGAATGGCAAACGCACCCGCATCGGCGGCGAAGAACAGGAAAAGGGCGGCCGTAAGCAGCGCGACGGCGGTGGGCACGGCTACGCGGCGGGCCAGCGCCGGCCCCTCGTCGCGGCGCCAGCGGATCATGGGACCAACGGCCATGCCGATCATCAGCGCCAGCGCGATCGGAACCGTCGTCTTTTCAAAAAAGGGCGGGCCGACCGACAATTGCGTGCCCATCGCCTGCGCGACGATCGGGTACAGCGTGCCGATCAGGACGATGCCCAGAATGACCGATAATAAAAGGTTGTTCAGCACCAACCCGCCTTCGCGGCTGATCGGCTCGAACGTGGAGCCTTGCTTGACCGTCCCGATGCGCGCGCCGAACAACGCCAGCGCGCCGCCGATATAAAGGATCAACAGCGCCAGGATGAAGCTGCCGCGCGTGGGATCGACGGCGAATGCGTGAACGCTGGTCAGCACGCCCGACCGGACCAGAAAAGTGCCGACCATCGACATGCTGAACGCAACGACCGCCAGCATCACCGTCCATGCGCGAAGGCCATCGCGCGTCGCCAGCACCGTCACCGAATGCAACAGCGCCGTCGCCGCCAGCCACGGCATCAGCGAAGCATTCTCGACCGGGTCCCAGAACCACCAGCCGCCCCAGCCCAGCTCATAATAGGCCCAGTAGCTGCCCGCCGTGATGCCGATGGTCAGGAAAATCCACGCCCCCAGTACCCATGGCCGCATCGCGCGGGCGAATGCCGCGCCTACATCGCGCGTCACCAGCGCACCGACGGCAAAGCTGAACGCCACCGACAGTCCGACATAGCCGAGGTACAGCGTCGGCGGGTGGAAGGCGAGGCCGGGGTCCTGCAACAACGGGTTCAGCCCGTTGCCGTTGGCCGGTGCCGGGCTGAGCCGGGCAAAGGGGTTGGAAGCGAACAGCAGAAACGTGTAAAAGCCAAGCGCGATCATCGCCTGCGCGCCCAGCGTCGCGATCAGCGTGCTCGTCTCAAGCCGCCGCTCGATCAAAGCGATGGCTGCCCCCGCCAGGCTCAGCACCGTGACCCACAGCAGCATCGAGCCTTCGTGATTTCCCCAAGCGCCGGCGATCTTGTAGATCATCGGCTTGGCAGAATGGCTGTTCTGCGCGACCAGCAGCACCGACATGTCGGATCGCATGAACAAAAGGATCAGCAACGCGAAGGCCATTACGGCCAGCAACCCCTGCGCGACCGCCGCCGGGCGGACACCGGCCATCAACTGTGCGGCGGCATCATGTCCGCGCGTGACCAGTCCCGCCACGGAAAGCCCCAGTTGCAGCAGCGCCAGCGCCGCGGCGAGCCACAGCGCGGCCAGACCGGCTTCGGCGATCATTGCTCCAGCGTCTCGG is from Sphingomonas sp. IW22 and encodes:
- a CDS encoding heme lyase CcmF/NrfE family subunit; this encodes MIAEAGLAALWLAAALALLQLGLSVAGLVTRGHDAAAQLMAGVRPAAVAQGLLAVMAFALLILLFMRSDMSVLLVAQNSHSAKPMIYKIAGAWGNHEGSMLLWVTVLSLAGAAIALIERRLETSTLIATLGAQAMIALGFYTFLLFASNPFARLSPAPANGNGLNPLLQDPGLAFHPPTLYLGYVGLSVAFSFAVGALVTRDVGAAFARAMRPWVLGAWIFLTIGITAGSYWAYYELGWGGWWFWDPVENASLMPWLAATALLHSVTVLATRDGLRAWTVMLAVVAFSMSMVGTFLVRSGVLTSVHAFAVDPTRGSFILALLILYIGGALALFGARIGTVKQGSTFEPISREGGLVLNNLLLSVILGIVLIGTLYPIVAQAMGTQLSVGPPFFEKTTVPIALALMIGMAVGPMIRWRRDEGPALARRVAVPTAVALLTAALFLFFAADAGAFAILGLGLAAGLAVASVAPLWKRNLLRTPLFTWGMVVAHLGVAVSVAGMASERAFTVERLVAARVGDAFDVGPYRVEMRGIRPAMGPNWSAIEGALRVSRGGGAPFWMQPQSRFFADPPTVTSEAAILTVADGQLYTVLGQADGQGRWQLRLWWKPFVTLIWAGGGLIALGGLLSLIGRVRRERRQKVAA